Below is a window of Demequina muriae DNA.
GAACTACGGCGAGTTCACGTTCCTCTACTACAACGAGGACATGTTCACCGAGCACGGCGTCGAGGTCCCCACGAGCATCGAGGAGGTCGAGGCTGCGGCCCAGACCTTCGCCGATGCGGGCGTCACGCCCTTCGCGGAGTCCGTCCAGGAATACCCGCTGGGGCAGCTCTGGTACCAGCTCGCGCTGAGCCAGGCCGACCGTGACTTCGTCAACGCGTACCAGCTCTACACCGAGCCGGTCGACTGGCAGGGTGCGGAGATCAGCTACGCGACGGAGACCATCGCGGAGTGGGTCGACAACGGCTTCATCTCCTCCGAGGTCACCGGCATGACGGCCGAGGACGCGGGACTCGAGTTCATCAACGGCGAGGTCCCGATGTTCTACTCGGGCTCCTGGTGGTACGGACGCTTCCTGACCGAGGTCTCTGACTTCGAGATGGGGATCACGAACTGGCCCTCCACCGAGCTCACCCCGGGCTCGGGCGGCAACATGTGGGTCGTCCCGGTCGAGTCGGAGCAGCCCGAGCTCGCTCGCGTGTTCATCGACATCACGATGCGTCCCGAGATCCAGGCGCTGCTGGGCGACTCCGGCGGCCTGCCCGTCGCAGCCGACCCTGCTGACATCACCGACGAGGACGCCCAGGCGCTCATCGAGCTGTTCAACGAGGTCAACGAGCGCGACGGCCTGTCGTTCTACCCCGACTGGCCCACCCCCAACTTCTACGGCGACCTCAACGGTGTGCTGCAGGGGCTGGTGAACGGCGACTTCACGGCTGAGGAAGCTCAGGCCGAACTCGAGTCCTACTACGAGGACCACGTCGCGGACATCCGCGACTAGCCCCTTCCACTCACAGGCGCGGGCCGGGCCTCACCGCCCGGGCCGCGCCGGAGAAGGACAATCATGACCTCGACGATGACGCCCAAGCGGCGCAAGCGCATCCACGAACCCGCGCGCATTCCCGAGCGCGGCGGCCGCAAGCTGGGCTACTGGCTCTACTTCCTGCCCGGCGCCCTCCTGGTGTCGGTCATCATCTTCTACCCGATCGTCCGCAACCTGCGCCTGAGCTTCTTCCACTGGCGCGGTGGACGCGCCGAGGAGGAGTTCGCGGGCCTGGACAACTGGGCCGCGCTCTTCCAGGACCAGGAGTACCTGCAGTCGTTCCAGAACATCATTCTTGTGATCTTCGCGATGGTGATCATCCCGACCTTGCTGGGTCTCGTGATCGCCGCGCTGCTGTTCGACGTCATCGGCCGCCGGTTCGGGGGCAAGCTGTCGAGCTTCCTGCGCGCCACCTACTACCTTCCCCAGATCCTCCCGATCGCGGTCGCTGGCGTGCTGTTCGGATGGCTCCTGAAGCCCAACTCCGACGGCGTCGTGAACCAGTTCCTGACCTTCATCACGGGCTCCGAGGTGACCGTGAACTGGCTCGGAGGGTCCTACCCCACCGCCATGGGTGCGGTCATGGTGCTCATGATCTGGATCCAGATCGGCTATCCCGTGGTGATCTTCATGGCTGCGCTGCAGCGGGTGGACCCCGAGCTGTACGAGGCCGCCGAGCTCGACGGCGCGAACTGGTACGAGCGGTTCCGCGCCATCACGCTCGCGCAGATCAAGCCCGAGGTCTTCGTCGTGTCCCTCACCACCACGATCGCGGCCATGAAGGTGTTCGCTCCCGTGTTCATCCTCACCCAGGGCGGGCCCAACAAGTCCACCTACGTGCCGTCCTTCTACGCGTACAACGAGTTCGTCAACGGCACGGACAAGGGCTACGCGGCCGCGATCGCCTCGTCGATCACGATCCTCGTCGCGATCGTCGCCATCATCTTCATTCGCGTGCAGAACCGCTCCGAGCGAAAGGACGCGTGACCCATGACCACCACGCCTGTCCAGAACGACACGACCCGCGCATCGGCCGGAAGCGGTGAACCCCCGAGCGACGACCAGCTCGTCAAGGCCCGCGGCCGCCGCGGCGGCCGTCCCCGCACCGCAGCGGAGTGGATCCTCATGCTGCTCGGCGTCCTCGGCGCCGCCATCGTGGTCTTCCCGATCCTGCTGCTGCTCATCAACGCCTTCAAGTCGCCGTCGGACTACTCGACGTCGAGCCCGCTGGACCTCCCGCGAAGCTTCGACCTCACCGGCATCCAGACGTTCTGGGAGCAGAACAACTTCCCGCGTGCGCTGTGGAACTCGATCTTCATCTCGACGATGGTCGCGTTCCTCGCGGTCATCCTGTCGGTGCTGAACTCGTTCGCGATCGGCATCGGCCGGGTGCGCGGTCGCACGTGGATCGTGCTGCTGTTCCTGATGGCCAACCTGATTCCTCAGGAGATGCTGTTCGACCCACTGTTCACGCTGTACGACGACCTGGGGCTGCTGTCCAACTCGTGGTCCGTGATCATCACGTTCGTGGTGATCCAGTCCGCGTTCGGCACGTACCTGCTGTCGAGCCTGCTGGGCACCTTCCCCAAGGAGATCCTCGAGGCGGCCGCCGTCGACGGAGCGAGTCGGTGGCGCATCCTGCGATCGATCATCGTGCCCATCGTCCGGCCCACGCTCTCCGTCCTGATGGTGTTCTTCTTCATCTGGACGTGGAACGAGTTCCTGCTGCCACTGGCCTTCCTCAACACGTCCGACTCGCTGACCGTCCCGCTCGTGCTCGAACAGCTGAGCGGCGAGCGTCAGACCGACACCACCACGCTGATCGCCGGAACGCTGATCAGCATCATCCCGACCATCATCTTCTTCCTCATCTTCCAGCGCACGCTGACCCGAGGAATCACGGCAGGAGCAGTGAAGTAATGAAGTTCACCGACGGTTTCTGGCATCTGCGTCCAGGTGTCACGGCCAACTACGCGCAAGAGGCGTACGACATCGCCCCCACCACCACGCCCGACGGCGACGGGATCGTCGTCCACGCCCCCTCGCAGCGGATCGTGTCCCGCGGCAACGTGCTCAACCGGGCGCTGCTGACGGTCACGCTGTCCTCGCCCCTCGAGGGCGTGGTCCGGGTGCGGATCGAGCACCATCAGGGCGCGCATCGGTCGCCGGGCTTCGCCCTCGCGACCGAGCCCGGCGCCGCCACCGTCATGACGGACGATGCGGGGGCCAGCCTGGTCACCGGCGGACTCACCGCGCGCATCGGCGCTGGGGCTCCCTGGGACCTGTCCTTCTCGCGGGACGGCCGCCGGCTCACCGGTTCCGGGCATAAGTCGGTGGGCCACATGGCCCTCGCGGCCGATGCGCCCGTGGGCGCGGAGCCCGCCGGCATCTCCGGCTACTCGGAGACCGGGCTCGCCCCCTCGCGAACCTACGTGCACGAGCAGCTCGACCTTGGCGTCGGCGAGCTGATCTACGGGCTCGGCGAACGCTTCGGAGCGTTCGTCAAGAACGGCCAAGCAATAGACATCTGGAACGCCGACGGCGGCACCAGCTCCGAACTCTCGTACAAGAACGTGCCGTTCTACCTGTCCTCGCGCGGCTACGGCGTGCTGGTGAACCAGCCCGAGCATGTGTCGTTCGAGGTGGGCTCCGAGGCCGTGGAGCGCGTCCAGTTCTCCACCGCGGGCGAGGCGCTGGAGTACCTGGTGTTCGACGGCCCCACGCCGCGGGACGTCATCGACCGCTATACGAAGCTGACCGGCCGCCCGCCGGTGGTGCCCGCGTGGTCGTACGGCCTGTGGCTGTCGACGTCCTTCACCACGGACTACGACGAGGAGACCGTCAACTCGTTCGTGGACGGCATGCGCGACCGCGACATCCCCCTCAGCGTCTTCCACTTCGACTGCTTCTGGATGCGCGAGTTCAACTGGACCGACCTCGAGTGGGACGCGCGCACCTTCCCCGACCCGGAGGGCATGCTCACGCGTCTGCACGACGACAAGGACCTGCGCGTCTGCGTGTGGATCAACCCGTACATCGGCCAGCGCGGCCGCATGTTCGCGGAAGGCGTCGAGAACGGCTACCTCGTCAAGCGCGCCGACGGCACGGTGTGGCAGTGGGACATGTGGCAGGCCGGCATGGGACTGGTGGACTTCACCAACCCCGACGCCCGCGCGTGGTTCAAGGACCGCCTGCGCGAGATCATCCGGCAGGGCGTCGACGCGCTCAAGACCGACTTCGGCGAACGCATCCCCACCGACGTGGTGTGGCACGACGGGTCCTCCCCCGAGACCATGCACAACCTCTACACGCAGCTGTACAACGAGGCCGTGTGGGAGGTGCTCCTCGAGGAGCGGGGCGAGGGCGAGGCGGTGCTGTTCTCGCGCTCCGCG
It encodes the following:
- the yicI gene encoding alpha-xylosidase, giving the protein MKFTDGFWHLRPGVTANYAQEAYDIAPTTTPDGDGIVVHAPSQRIVSRGNVLNRALLTVTLSSPLEGVVRVRIEHHQGAHRSPGFALATEPGAATVMTDDAGASLVTGGLTARIGAGAPWDLSFSRDGRRLTGSGHKSVGHMALAADAPVGAEPAGISGYSETGLAPSRTYVHEQLDLGVGELIYGLGERFGAFVKNGQAIDIWNADGGTSSELSYKNVPFYLSSRGYGVLVNQPEHVSFEVGSEAVERVQFSTAGEALEYLVFDGPTPRDVIDRYTKLTGRPPVVPAWSYGLWLSTSFTTDYDEETVNSFVDGMRDRDIPLSVFHFDCFWMREFNWTDLEWDARTFPDPEGMLTRLHDDKDLRVCVWINPYIGQRGRMFAEGVENGYLVKRADGTVWQWDMWQAGMGLVDFTNPDARAWFKDRLREIIRQGVDALKTDFGERIPTDVVWHDGSSPETMHNLYTQLYNEAVWEVLLEERGEGEAVLFSRSATAGGQTMPVHWGGDNSSTYVSMAETLRGGLSLASSGFGYWSHDIGGFEGTPDPAVFKRWLAFGLLSSHSRLHGSTSYRVPWAFDDEAVQVTKAFAELKNTLMPYLYTAGADAAASGVSVARPMFFEFPDDPAVGYLDRQYMLGNDLLIAPVMSADGVVDFYLPAGTWTSLLTGERVDGGRWVRETHGFDSLPVYVRPGAVIPRGARSDRPDYDFLDGLVLDVYPEDHEIDASVDVVTAEGRRVTYRVTGSGDSATAPDAIVRVHR
- a CDS encoding carbohydrate ABC transporter permease; this encodes MTSTMTPKRRKRIHEPARIPERGGRKLGYWLYFLPGALLVSVIIFYPIVRNLRLSFFHWRGGRAEEEFAGLDNWAALFQDQEYLQSFQNIILVIFAMVIIPTLLGLVIAALLFDVIGRRFGGKLSSFLRATYYLPQILPIAVAGVLFGWLLKPNSDGVVNQFLTFITGSEVTVNWLGGSYPTAMGAVMVLMIWIQIGYPVVIFMAALQRVDPELYEAAELDGANWYERFRAITLAQIKPEVFVVSLTTTIAAMKVFAPVFILTQGGPNKSTYVPSFYAYNEFVNGTDKGYAAAIASSITILVAIVAIIFIRVQNRSERKDA
- a CDS encoding carbohydrate ABC transporter permease — encoded protein: MTTTPVQNDTTRASAGSGEPPSDDQLVKARGRRGGRPRTAAEWILMLLGVLGAAIVVFPILLLLINAFKSPSDYSTSSPLDLPRSFDLTGIQTFWEQNNFPRALWNSIFISTMVAFLAVILSVLNSFAIGIGRVRGRTWIVLLFLMANLIPQEMLFDPLFTLYDDLGLLSNSWSVIITFVVIQSAFGTYLLSSLLGTFPKEILEAAAVDGASRWRILRSIIVPIVRPTLSVLMVFFFIWTWNEFLLPLAFLNTSDSLTVPLVLEQLSGERQTDTTTLIAGTLISIIPTIIFFLIFQRTLTRGITAGAVK
- a CDS encoding ABC transporter substrate-binding protein; this translates as MRNRSRTLAALATAGALTLTLTACSSDDDGGSAETPADGDWSGETLTVMHFEGQDSAMGIAWDRAIEIFEEETGATVDLQLTAFEDLRTSAEQLFDSGDAPDVAEYNKGNATAGQLAAIGVLENLDAAYEEYGWGDMLADSVATTAQYNEDGIMGSGSYYGVPNYGEFTFLYYNEDMFTEHGVEVPTSIEEVEAAAQTFADAGVTPFAESVQEYPLGQLWYQLALSQADRDFVNAYQLYTEPVDWQGAEISYATETIAEWVDNGFISSEVTGMTAEDAGLEFINGEVPMFYSGSWWYGRFLTEVSDFEMGITNWPSTELTPGSGGNMWVVPVESEQPELARVFIDITMRPEIQALLGDSGGLPVAADPADITDEDAQALIELFNEVNERDGLSFYPDWPTPNFYGDLNGVLQGLVNGDFTAEEAQAELESYYEDHVADIRD